One genomic segment of Pseudoalteromonas sp. GCY includes these proteins:
- a CDS encoding RebB family R body protein, producing the protein MSTVNDQISDSVNQVNTLLTGSAPMQSMGMLNIAATETMGMSMYNAVTAQQNAQTSASAAAAASCAKMLQQSPPKPEKPITPEEQLDLSKIEEVVQKLLHQYLDPDSKKST; encoded by the coding sequence ATGAGTACAGTAAACGACCAAATCTCAGATTCAGTGAATCAAGTTAATACCCTATTAACGGGCTCTGCTCCAATGCAATCAATGGGCATGCTCAATATTGCGGCAACCGAAACCATGGGGATGTCGATGTATAACGCCGTCACTGCACAGCAAAATGCTCAAACTTCAGCTTCTGCTGCTGCGGCGGCGAGCTGTGCAAAAATGCTACAGCAATCACCGCCCAAACCAGAAAAACCCATAACGCCTGAAGAACAACTGGATCTAAGCAAAATTGAAGAGGTAGTACAAAAACTCCTGCACCAATACCTCGACCCTGATAGCAAAAAAAGCACCTAG
- a CDS encoding RebB family R body protein: MLPLVEAQTFSLGVAAITMGNSISLLMDNAVQNEARGQMISNASVAQCCALIISSGVASVKPG, from the coding sequence ATGTTACCCCTTGTCGAAGCACAAACTTTTTCGCTCGGTGTAGCCGCCATCACAATGGGAAACTCTATCTCTTTATTGATGGATAACGCCGTGCAGAACGAAGCTCGAGGTCAGATGATATCCAATGCGAGTGTAGCACAGTGCTGTGCACTCATTATCAGCTCTGGCGTGGCTTCTGTTAAACCAGGATAA
- a CDS encoding RebB family R body protein produces MAFPTAVNSQITDSVSQVNTKVLGDAPAVATGNFMIATSQALSNAAHNATTGQQNNNVTAQAALVQGVDTLMSINTATTAEGITKVYR; encoded by the coding sequence ATGGCATTTCCAACAGCTGTAAACAGTCAGATCACTGACTCAGTCTCACAAGTGAATACGAAAGTACTCGGTGACGCACCTGCTGTGGCAACAGGTAACTTTATGATTGCTACTAGCCAAGCACTCTCAAACGCTGCACACAATGCAACAACTGGACAGCAAAATAATAATGTGACTGCTCAAGCCGCATTGGTGCAAGGCGTAGATACCCTAATGAGTATCAATACGGCAACTACGGCGGAAGGCATCACTAAAGTCTACCGTTAA
- a CDS encoding RebB family R body protein, producing MAFPTAVNSQITDSVTQANVQVLGDAPSIAMGNLFQATSQALANAAHNATAAQQQANITAQAVTTMGVNLLYSIDTATTGIATSKIFA from the coding sequence ATGGCTTTTCCAACCGCTGTAAATAGTCAAATTACAGACTCTGTTACACAAGCCAATGTACAGGTGCTAGGCGATGCGCCTTCTATCGCTATGGGAAACCTCTTTCAGGCAACTTCTCAGGCATTGGCGAACGCGGCTCACAACGCAACGGCCGCACAACAACAGGCAAATATTACTGCGCAAGCAGTAACAACAATGGGCGTAAATTTACTTTACTCCATTGACACTGCAACGACTGGCATCGCGACAAGTAAGATTTTTGCATAA
- a CDS encoding RebB family R body protein, with protein sequence MAFPTAVNDQITDSVTQANVKVLGDAPAMSMGNLFQATSQALANAAHNATSAQQQAAMTAQAATTMGVTTLYSIDTATTGIATKSILQPQKQPVAGLG encoded by the coding sequence ATGGCATTTCCAACAGCAGTAAACGATCAAATTACCGACTCGGTCACTCAGGCAAACGTAAAGGTATTAGGCGACGCTCCAGCGATGTCTATGGGTAACTTATTTCAAGCTACCTCTCAGGCATTAGCTAACGCGGCGCACAATGCGACATCAGCTCAACAACAAGCTGCAATGACAGCGCAAGCGGCAACAACGATGGGGGTGACTACTTTATATTCTATTGACACCGCAACCACAGGTATTGCAACAAAAAGTATTCTTCAACCACAAAAACAGCCGGTTGCTGGATTAGGTTAA
- a CDS encoding AraC family transcriptional regulator: MSTLVKLTPSAQPWIGSSDVLFKLKQQIQHLAQCDLPIHIVGQPGSGKHLAACHIHELSKSHSEDMIVSCVNHWQGQCAATLLEELVNRAQSGTIYLKNIDALTQVQAESIKDYWLTLSPQSPAPRLITSTSAEKQTSADTHMQSDSFLSWLHYHCLELPIPPLYNRKEDIIALINHYKHTCKHLAKLQFQGPALEVLTSYDWPHNVKQLKRCLDKLTFLCEQPEITKQTLLTLFPAMENKPAPTKGNLIPLIQAESDFTQAMQTLIACDDEHSYTPSENLDGADFTPLSQLKPVNKPHPALARALQYIDDNFKKPLSLSEVASYACVSPSHLSFLFKRYVGQSFKQTLLRIRIKTAMTLLREDPYSQVTEVCDDVGFSDLSFFVRKFKSVVGVSPGAYRDHRTKH, from the coding sequence ATGTCCACACTCGTAAAATTAACACCTTCAGCACAACCTTGGATTGGCAGTAGTGATGTACTTTTCAAACTGAAACAGCAAATTCAGCATTTAGCACAATGTGATTTACCCATACATATTGTTGGTCAACCCGGTTCTGGGAAGCATTTAGCCGCTTGCCATATTCATGAGCTGAGTAAATCGCATTCTGAAGATATGATTGTATCGTGTGTAAACCATTGGCAAGGTCAATGCGCAGCAACCCTATTGGAAGAGCTTGTCAACCGAGCTCAAAGCGGTACTATTTACCTCAAAAATATCGACGCACTGACTCAAGTGCAGGCCGAGTCAATCAAAGACTACTGGCTCACCCTTTCCCCGCAGTCTCCCGCGCCACGATTAATCACCTCAACTAGCGCGGAAAAACAAACCTCTGCAGACACACACATGCAGTCCGACTCCTTTTTGAGTTGGTTGCATTATCATTGTCTTGAGCTACCCATACCTCCTCTTTACAACCGTAAAGAAGACATCATTGCCTTAATAAACCACTACAAACATACTTGTAAACATCTCGCCAAACTGCAATTTCAAGGACCTGCGCTAGAAGTCTTAACCAGTTATGATTGGCCACATAACGTAAAACAGCTCAAACGTTGTTTAGACAAACTGACGTTCTTATGTGAGCAACCTGAAATCACTAAACAGACTCTGTTGACTCTATTCCCCGCAATGGAAAATAAACCCGCACCAACTAAGGGTAACCTTATCCCACTAATACAAGCTGAAAGCGATTTCACCCAAGCCATGCAAACACTGATAGCCTGCGATGATGAACACAGTTATACCCCTTCAGAGAATCTTGATGGAGCCGACTTTACTCCGTTATCACAGCTAAAGCCTGTCAATAAACCTCATCCCGCTTTAGCAAGAGCACTGCAATATATTGATGACAACTTTAAGAAGCCACTGAGCCTAAGCGAGGTCGCCAGTTATGCGTGCGTCAGCCCTTCTCATCTCTCGTTCTTATTCAAACGTTATGTTGGACAGTCATTTAAACAAACTTTGCTGCGGATAAGGATCAAGACAGCAATGACGCTTTTGCGTGAAGACCCTTATAGTCAAGTGACTGAGGTATGTGACGATGTCGGCTTCTCCGATCTGAGCTTTTTTGTTAGAAAGTTTAAGTCTGTCGTTGGCGTCAGCCCCGGTGCCTATCGAGATCACCGTACAAAACACTGA
- a CDS encoding AAA family ATPase, protein MALSSAQTILLQGMTGIGKSALLNAFICHLKRAEKNYLLFSTNSCLNHNNPHFFVANFVRSLLLVKAHSEVEIGHQIDLVSSTPLSAIRMRQWADLSLSLAHKQTLRQFSDERLRLLDKTVVSDLLEYLDHKKVQAILIDDAHTLSEQSRYFLSILTQVQCHFGILFILSAQKKNAFTHPPKWLSSAHIIYLKPLDISSMQQLAHHTLLSRDMLPCKHQHRTAIALKRACGNPLFLIQLLCATHPQSELPETLQQLTQHCLNSMPCEVVNTLKFAARIGQHFDTKQLHQFNEHRKIRAPLCVLHKMLSSGLITQDAEHYSFVHPLVWESLRSHAKDLELDWYKHHQSNTQNQVTRI, encoded by the coding sequence GTGGCGTTATCTAGCGCTCAAACCATCTTACTACAGGGTATGACAGGAATAGGTAAAAGCGCGTTACTCAATGCCTTTATTTGCCACTTAAAAAGAGCGGAGAAAAACTACCTCCTATTTAGCACTAACTCCTGCTTAAATCACAACAACCCTCACTTTTTTGTTGCCAATTTTGTTCGCTCATTATTACTTGTTAAGGCACATAGTGAAGTAGAGATAGGCCATCAAATAGACCTCGTTTCTAGCACACCGCTGAGCGCAATTCGTATGCGTCAATGGGCGGACTTGTCTTTAAGCCTTGCGCACAAGCAGACGCTTCGTCAATTTTCAGACGAGCGCTTAAGGTTGCTTGATAAAACGGTTGTCAGTGATCTACTGGAATATCTCGATCACAAAAAAGTGCAAGCGATCTTGATAGACGATGCACACACTCTAAGCGAGCAAAGCAGGTACTTTTTGAGCATACTTACACAAGTCCAATGTCATTTTGGTATTTTATTTATCCTGTCTGCCCAGAAAAAAAATGCTTTTACTCATCCTCCCAAATGGCTCTCCTCTGCACATATTATCTATCTAAAGCCACTAGATATCAGTTCGATGCAGCAACTAGCACATCACACATTATTGAGCCGAGATATGCTTCCGTGCAAACATCAACATAGAACAGCTATTGCCTTAAAACGGGCATGTGGTAACCCATTATTTTTAATTCAACTACTTTGTGCCACCCATCCCCAGTCAGAACTTCCTGAAACCCTACAGCAACTTACTCAACACTGCCTCAACTCGATGCCATGTGAAGTTGTAAATACTCTTAAGTTTGCAGCGCGAATTGGGCAACACTTCGATACGAAACAACTTCACCAATTTAATGAACATAGAAAAATTCGTGCTCCCCTGTGTGTATTACACAAAATGTTGAGCAGTGGATTGATAACCCAAGACGCTGAACACTACAGTTTTGTGCACCCTCTCGTATGGGAGTCTCTGAGAAGTCACGCAAAAGATTTAGAACTAGATTGGTATAAACACCATCAATCGAATACACAAAACCAAGTGACCCGTATCTGA
- a CDS encoding NAD(P)/FAD-dependent oxidoreductase has product MNTQLPKIVIVGGGAGGLELATQLGHKLGKKCQAEILLIDKNRSHIWKPLLHEVATGSIDADLDGVVYSAHAAKHYYQFQLGSFCHVDSTNNTITLSELKEELGHRILPERQVNYDYLVLAIGSISNDFNTPGVKEHCFFLDSNQQAERFQHALLDNFTRLHQDDDPKHSLTIGIVGGGATGVELSAELYHVSDMLKMYGLSKMTAKRLRIDLIEAGPRILPALPERIANSAKRELVKLGVTVREGTQVKQATEDSFITKEDEQLKADIKVWAAGVKAPDFIREIGLFELTRNNQIEVNQYLQSSVDEHIYVIGDCCAFTQADGTQVPPRAQSAHQMAQCVEKNLIATLKNQPLHEFTYSDHGSLVNLSRYSTVGSLMGNLTSNSFFIEGKIARFMYISLYRMHQRAVHGIAKTFALWISEKVLRVVRPKMKLH; this is encoded by the coding sequence ATGAATACGCAACTTCCTAAAATCGTGATAGTCGGTGGTGGTGCTGGTGGTTTAGAACTGGCAACACAACTAGGACACAAACTCGGGAAAAAATGCCAAGCAGAAATCTTATTAATTGATAAAAATCGCAGCCATATTTGGAAACCGCTGCTTCATGAAGTCGCGACAGGGTCTATAGACGCTGACTTAGATGGTGTTGTTTATTCTGCTCATGCAGCAAAGCATTATTATCAGTTTCAACTCGGCAGTTTTTGCCATGTAGACTCCACCAATAACACCATCACGCTGAGTGAGCTAAAAGAGGAACTCGGTCATCGTATTCTCCCAGAGCGACAAGTCAACTATGACTATTTAGTGCTTGCCATTGGTAGTATTAGCAATGATTTTAATACGCCGGGGGTCAAGGAGCATTGCTTCTTTCTCGATTCAAATCAGCAGGCTGAGCGATTTCAGCATGCACTTCTCGATAACTTTACACGCTTACACCAAGACGATGACCCGAAACATTCGTTAACTATTGGCATTGTTGGTGGTGGTGCCACAGGCGTTGAGCTTTCAGCTGAACTGTATCATGTGTCTGACATGTTGAAAATGTACGGGCTGAGTAAAATGACTGCCAAACGCCTTCGTATTGATTTAATAGAAGCAGGTCCTCGAATATTACCAGCACTACCTGAGCGTATTGCCAATTCAGCTAAACGGGAGCTTGTGAAGCTAGGTGTCACGGTGCGAGAAGGCACTCAGGTAAAGCAGGCAACTGAAGACAGTTTTATCACTAAAGAAGACGAACAGCTAAAGGCAGACATCAAGGTGTGGGCTGCGGGGGTAAAAGCACCTGACTTTATTAGAGAGATTGGGCTGTTCGAGCTTACTCGCAATAATCAAATTGAGGTAAATCAATACTTACAAAGCAGTGTAGATGAGCATATTTATGTCATCGGTGATTGCTGCGCGTTTACGCAAGCGGATGGCACTCAAGTGCCGCCGCGTGCTCAGTCGGCGCATCAAATGGCGCAATGTGTAGAGAAAAATCTAATCGCAACGCTAAAAAATCAACCTTTACACGAGTTTACCTATAGTGACCACGGCTCCCTAGTGAATTTATCTCGTTATAGCACCGTAGGTAGTTTAATGGGAAACCTAACCAGCAATAGCTTTTTTATTGAAGGCAAGATAGCACGATTCATGTACATCTCATTGTATAGAATGCATCAGCGCGCAGTTCATGGTATCGCAAAAACTTTTGCACTATGGATAAGCGAAAAGGTGCTCAGAGTGGTGCGGCCAAAAATGAAACTGCACTAA
- a CDS encoding methyl-accepting chemotaxis protein: MFFSKKQQNEIEELKAALYPLEQVQQGLYKEMLVLNLLYDGRISDANDNFLRELGYQEDDLLNIFFNDIVTVQSQKSPEFAALQKAIDNQGHWCGALQVTRFDGKEDWLRFIVHPVRGLQDQLLYFTVFGSVLTNTIATSREKSDTINAIQRSMAVIEFDLQGHVLKANQQFLGVMGYSEKEIVGQHHRIFCCAEEADSTEYEQFWEKLRSGQFVSGRFKRIDKQGTTVWLEASYNPIFNDANELYKVMKFASVITEQVNREMAVSEAAEIAYTTSQETEHAAVQGATVIDNTVTVMNELAVQMEQAAKEISALDQQSEQIANIVQSISSIAEQTNLLALNAAIEAARAGEQGRGFAVVADEVRHLASRTSKATEEIVEVVQQNRSLTKNTVKVIEQGKEKAEQGLSLSNESGKVMNEIQHGAQKVVSAVEQFADQLSSK; encoded by the coding sequence ATGTTTTTTTCAAAAAAACAACAAAACGAAATTGAAGAACTTAAAGCAGCTTTATATCCATTAGAGCAAGTGCAACAGGGTCTCTATAAAGAAATGTTAGTGCTAAATTTGCTTTACGATGGCCGTATATCTGATGCTAATGACAACTTTCTTCGTGAATTAGGGTATCAAGAAGATGATTTACTGAATATTTTCTTCAATGACATCGTCACAGTACAATCGCAAAAATCACCCGAATTTGCTGCGCTACAAAAAGCAATCGATAACCAAGGTCACTGGTGTGGCGCGCTACAAGTAACCCGGTTTGATGGCAAAGAAGATTGGCTGCGATTTATTGTTCACCCTGTAAGAGGGCTACAAGACCAACTGCTATATTTTACAGTGTTTGGCTCCGTTTTAACCAATACGATCGCAACATCTCGAGAGAAAAGTGACACGATAAATGCCATTCAGCGCTCAATGGCCGTTATAGAGTTTGACCTACAGGGCCATGTTCTAAAGGCGAACCAACAGTTTTTAGGTGTGATGGGCTATAGCGAAAAAGAGATTGTTGGCCAGCATCACCGTATTTTTTGCTGTGCAGAAGAAGCAGACTCAACTGAATATGAGCAGTTTTGGGAGAAGTTGCGTAGCGGCCAATTTGTATCTGGACGATTTAAGCGTATAGATAAGCAGGGCACTACAGTTTGGCTTGAAGCATCATACAACCCCATTTTTAATGATGCGAATGAGTTATACAAAGTGATGAAATTTGCATCCGTTATAACTGAGCAAGTTAATCGTGAGATGGCGGTTTCAGAAGCGGCTGAAATTGCTTATACGACCTCGCAGGAGACAGAACACGCGGCGGTGCAAGGTGCAACGGTGATTGATAATACTGTAACGGTCATGAATGAACTTGCAGTACAAATGGAACAAGCGGCTAAAGAAATTTCAGCACTTGATCAACAATCAGAGCAAATAGCAAATATAGTACAAAGCATAAGCAGTATTGCAGAACAAACAAATCTATTAGCGCTTAATGCTGCGATTGAGGCCGCAAGAGCTGGCGAACAAGGACGCGGCTTTGCTGTGGTTGCAGATGAAGTTAGGCATTTAGCTTCAAGAACTTCTAAAGCCACAGAAGAAATCGTTGAGGTGGTACAGCAAAATAGAAGCTTAACAAAAAATACCGTAAAAGTGATTGAACAAGGTAAAGAAAAAGCGGAGCAAGGCCTTTCTTTGTCGAATGAATCAGGCAAAGTGATGAATGAGATTCAACATGGCGCGCAGAAAGTTGTCAGTGCAGTTGAACAATTTGCAGATCAGTTATCATCAAAATAG
- the metG gene encoding methionine--tRNA ligase: MTKRKILITSALPYANGPTHLGHLLEYIQTDIWARFQKLQGHEAYYVCADDAHGTPIMLNAQKQGITPEEMVKQVSIERQRDFADFNIEFDNYHSTHSDENRELSELIYTRLDEKGYIKKRTISQLFDPEKGIFLPDRFVTGTCPTCKSEDQNGDSCDACGATYSPTELIEPKSVMSGATPILKDSEHYFFDLPAFEDMLKTWLRSGSLQSEMANKLDEWFADGLQQWDISRDAPYFGFEIPGAPGKYFYVWLDAPIGYMASFKNLCEKQGLNFDEFWGEGSDAELYHFIGKDIIYFHSLFWPAMLDGANFRKPNNVFAHGFVTVNGAKMSKSKGTFVKARTYLEHLDPEYLRYYYAAKLNSGVTDLDLNLEDFAARVNSDLVGKVVNIASRCAGFITKKFDGKLSGSIMDEVLLTSFVAAKDSIATHFENREYSRAVREIMTLADKANQFIDAEAPWVLAKNEETLERAHQVCSMGLNLFRVLLTYLKPILPGMAKNVEAFLNTELSWESVDNALVDHEINKFKALMQRVELDKVNAMIESSKESLEKKVGGQSVAADPNSPLAKEPIAAEIEFDDFAKVDLRVAKIAKAEHVEGADKLLKLTLDLGGETRQVFAGIKSAYSPEDLIGKLTIMVANLKPRKMRFGMSEGMVLAAGPGGKEIYILNPDEGSQPGMRVM, encoded by the coding sequence ATGACGAAGAGAAAAATTCTCATTACCAGTGCATTACCATACGCAAACGGCCCCACACACTTAGGCCACTTGCTGGAATATATTCAAACCGATATTTGGGCTCGCTTCCAAAAGCTACAAGGCCATGAAGCCTATTATGTATGTGCGGACGATGCGCACGGCACGCCAATCATGCTAAATGCACAGAAGCAAGGTATCACGCCTGAAGAAATGGTTAAGCAGGTGAGTATTGAGCGTCAGCGTGACTTTGCAGACTTCAATATCGAGTTTGATAACTATCACAGCACACACAGTGACGAAAACCGTGAACTAAGCGAGCTAATCTACACTCGTTTAGACGAAAAAGGCTATATCAAAAAGCGCACGATTTCACAGTTGTTTGACCCAGAGAAAGGCATTTTCCTACCAGATCGTTTTGTTACTGGTACTTGCCCGACTTGTAAGTCTGAAGATCAAAATGGCGACAGCTGTGATGCCTGCGGTGCAACCTACAGCCCAACAGAGTTGATTGAGCCAAAATCGGTGATGTCTGGTGCGACACCCATCTTGAAAGATTCAGAGCATTACTTCTTTGACTTACCTGCATTCGAAGACATGCTAAAAACATGGCTACGCTCAGGTAGTCTGCAATCTGAAATGGCGAACAAGCTAGACGAATGGTTTGCAGACGGCTTGCAGCAGTGGGATATCAGCCGTGACGCCCCCTATTTTGGTTTTGAAATTCCGGGCGCTCCTGGTAAATATTTCTATGTTTGGTTGGATGCACCAATCGGTTACATGGCAAGCTTCAAAAACCTTTGCGAGAAACAAGGCCTAAACTTTGACGAGTTTTGGGGTGAAGGCTCTGACGCCGAGCTTTATCACTTTATCGGTAAAGACATCATCTACTTCCACAGCCTATTTTGGCCTGCAATGCTTGATGGCGCTAATTTCCGTAAACCAAATAACGTATTCGCTCACGGTTTTGTCACCGTGAATGGCGCTAAGATGTCTAAGTCAAAAGGCACTTTTGTAAAGGCTCGTACCTACCTTGAACACTTAGATCCTGAATATTTACGTTATTATTACGCGGCTAAACTAAACAGCGGCGTTACGGATTTAGACCTCAACCTAGAAGATTTCGCGGCACGCGTAAACTCAGACTTAGTGGGCAAAGTGGTAAACATCGCGAGTCGCTGCGCAGGCTTTATTACTAAGAAATTTGACGGCAAGCTAAGCGGCTCTATTATGGACGAAGTGCTACTAACTAGCTTTGTTGCTGCAAAGGATTCAATCGCGACACATTTTGAAAACCGCGAATACAGCCGCGCTGTGCGTGAAATTATGACCCTGGCTGACAAGGCAAACCAGTTTATTGATGCTGAAGCGCCTTGGGTGCTTGCAAAGAATGAAGAGACGCTTGAGCGTGCACATCAAGTGTGCTCTATGGGTCTTAATCTATTCCGTGTATTACTGACTTATTTAAAGCCTATCCTTCCAGGTATGGCGAAAAATGTAGAAGCTTTCTTAAACACTGAGCTAAGTTGGGAAAGCGTTGACAACGCCCTTGTTGATCATGAAATCAATAAGTTCAAGGCACTAATGCAGCGTGTTGAACTTGATAAAGTGAATGCGATGATCGAGTCGTCTAAAGAAAGTCTTGAAAAGAAAGTGGGTGGTCAATCTGTAGCAGCAGATCCGAATAGCCCGCTTGCCAAAGAGCCAATCGCTGCGGAAATCGAATTCGATGATTTTGCCAAAGTTGATCTACGTGTCGCAAAAATTGCCAAAGCAGAGCATGTTGAAGGTGCAGACAAACTTCTTAAACTTACGCTTGATTTAGGTGGTGAAACGCGCCAAGTGTTTGCAGGCATTAAGTCGGCTTATTCACCTGAAGATCTTATCGGCAAGTTAACGATAATGGTTGCAAACCTAAAACCTCGTAAGATGCGTTTTGGTATGTCAGAAGGCATGGTGCTAGCTGCAGGCCCTGGTGGAAAAGAAATCTACATCTTGAATCCAGACGAAGGCTCACAGCCTGGCATGCGAGTGATGTAA
- the apbC gene encoding iron-sulfur cluster carrier protein ApbC, whose protein sequence is MFGLEKWFAKGKNTKQAIIELLNGYRSAALPVGIDANWVIKTQESKAQIQVQINFPFAIQCDQDVASYLQQHLGKPVEVTSKVVVVGRPKFKAIKHIILVASGKGGVGKSTTAINLAYALRAQGAKVGVLDADIYGPSLPSLLALEDEKPQAKDDKTLLPIEKSGIKAMSIGFLVSAEDATVWRGPMASQALTQLLNETDWGELDYLIVDMPPGTGDIQLTMTQKVPASGAVIVTTPQTLALADAQKGIAMFEKVQLPILGLVENMSYFNCEQCGSRNHIFGHSGGTTLASRYGVPLLAEVPLNEQIRTATEQGEDIIAGTREPNSENKTDNHGIADHYVDCAQLVASMLYYQSDSTSGVEIVMTED, encoded by the coding sequence ATGTTTGGACTGGAAAAATGGTTTGCCAAGGGGAAAAACACCAAACAGGCGATCATTGAGCTTTTAAATGGCTATCGTAGTGCCGCATTACCAGTGGGAATTGATGCAAATTGGGTGATCAAAACACAAGAATCAAAGGCGCAAATTCAAGTACAAATTAATTTTCCATTTGCCATCCAATGCGACCAAGATGTTGCTAGTTATCTACAGCAACACTTAGGCAAGCCCGTTGAGGTGACATCGAAAGTCGTCGTTGTCGGCAGACCAAAATTTAAAGCCATTAAACATATTATTCTTGTTGCCTCAGGTAAGGGCGGGGTGGGTAAGTCTACCACTGCGATTAATCTGGCGTATGCGCTACGTGCTCAAGGCGCGAAAGTCGGTGTGCTAGATGCTGATATTTATGGCCCTTCACTACCGAGCTTACTGGCTCTTGAGGATGAAAAGCCTCAGGCGAAAGATGATAAAACCCTATTACCAATTGAAAAGTCGGGCATTAAAGCCATGTCTATCGGCTTTTTGGTCTCCGCAGAGGACGCCACTGTTTGGCGAGGACCAATGGCTTCTCAAGCGCTTACTCAATTGTTAAATGAAACGGATTGGGGTGAGCTGGATTATCTGATTGTTGACATGCCACCTGGCACCGGAGATATCCAACTTACCATGACGCAAAAAGTGCCAGCCAGTGGTGCGGTGATTGTCACCACACCGCAGACCTTGGCGCTTGCGGATGCACAGAAGGGCATCGCGATGTTTGAAAAAGTGCAGCTCCCCATTTTAGGTTTGGTCGAAAATATGAGTTACTTCAATTGTGAGCAATGTGGTAGCCGCAACCATATTTTTGGTCACTCAGGTGGCACTACGTTGGCGAGTCGCTATGGCGTGCCTTTGCTTGCGGAAGTACCGCTCAACGAACAGATCAGAACAGCAACGGAGCAGGGCGAAGATATCATTGCCGGGACCCGTGAGCCTAATTCAGAAAATAAGACTGACAATCATGGTATAGCGGATCACTATGTTGATTGTGCCCAACTGGTTGCCAGTATGTTATATTACCAATCAGACTCAACATCGGGTGTTGAGATTGTGATGACGGAAGACTAA
- the dcd gene encoding dCTP deaminase, with protein MRLSDTHIREAIEQQRIIIEPTPKPDMISGVTVDLRLGNKFRVFQDHAAPYVDLSGPKDQINAAMESIMSDEIVLEDGQAFFLHPGELALAMTYEKVTLPADLVGWLDGRSSLARLGLMVHVTAHRIDPGWSGNIVLEFYNSGKLPLALRPNMKIGAMSFETMTSAAQFPYNERKDAKYKDQNSAVASRISDDS; from the coding sequence ATGAGATTATCGGATACCCATATTCGAGAAGCGATTGAACAACAACGCATAATCATCGAACCTACACCTAAGCCAGATATGATATCAGGCGTTACCGTGGATTTAAGACTGGGTAACAAGTTTAGAGTGTTTCAGGACCATGCCGCGCCTTACGTTGATCTCAGTGGTCCTAAAGATCAGATCAATGCCGCGATGGAATCTATCATGAGTGACGAAATTGTGTTAGAAGATGGCCAAGCGTTTTTCTTGCACCCTGGTGAGCTGGCTCTGGCAATGACGTATGAAAAGGTAACGCTACCTGCCGACCTTGTTGGTTGGTTAGATGGCCGCTCGTCGCTGGCAAGGCTAGGTTTAATGGTTCACGTTACTGCGCATCGTATTGACCCCGGTTGGTCTGGAAACATCGTATTGGAGTTCTATAACTCAGGTAAGTTGCCTTTGGCACTTAGGCCAAACATGAAAATAGGTGCGATGAGCTTTGAAACGATGACAAGTGCTGCGCAATTCCCTTATAACGAGCGTAAGGACGCCAAATATAAGGATCAAAATAGTGCGGTTGCTTCGCGTATTAGTGACGACAGTTAA